GCTTCCCGCCTCCGATCTCGTCGAAGGCACACTTAACAACAGCGATCGTCCACCGGTCAAAAACGCCGCCGGTAAAGTCGTTCGCGCTGGTGAACCGATTCCCCATTTCAACGAAGTCGACGAGTGCGCCGGCCTCGACGGTTTGTTCACCTACCGCGTTCACAAAGCGCTCGGTCAGCCCGTCGAAAACACGCTCCACGATCTGCGTTGGGGCGCGTTCGACGAGAGCGGCACGACCGACGAATACGTTTGGGTTTTCCTCATCTCGGGCAGCGCGCCTCCCGCGCATCACATCGGTGGCTGGGCCTGCTCGGATTCGATGCGTCAGCCGTCCATGTATTTCCGTCTCGGTGGCGGCACGCTTCGCGGCATCGCAAAGGTCGGCGAAATTATCTGGAGCCGCGTCTTCGTCGAAGGCGGCAAACTCAAGATGGACCTCGGCCGCGCCAAGGTCATCGCGTTGCCCCAAGCTGAGACCGACCGCCGCTGGAAACTGACTACCGTTCAATGGCCGATCATGCACGCCGTGACGTATGGCGTTAACCGCGACCAGATGATGGCCCGTCACAAGAGCAACCACATCCAGGTCGTCTACGCCAAAAACGCTAAGGACGCCGATCTCGCGCTCTACACCAAGGCCCAACTCGCGGCCGAACTCGGCCTCGAAGTCAGTCTCTGCGGCACCAAGGCCGACGGATCGGCATTCTAAAAAACGCCTTACAACATGTCTGCCAACACGCCGCTCGACGCCCTCCTCAACCTCTCGCACCAACTCGGTCGGGAGGACCGTCGCCTCGCCATTCTTGGCGAGGGCAACATATCCGTTCGCCACGATGCCGAGACGTTTACCGTCAAGGCCTCCGGCTCGAATCTCGCCACGCTCGCCGCTGCCGGCACCGCCACGTGCCGCTTTGATAAACTGATTCCACTACTCGCTTCCGCGGGCATGTCGGATGCCGCGATCGAAGAGTCGCTATTCGCCGCACGCATCTCGACCGATTCAAAAAAACCGTCGGTCGAAACGATTTTCCACGCCTACTTGCTCACGCTGCCGGGCGTTAATTACGTCGGTCACACGCATCCGATTACAATTAACCAAGTGCTGTGCTCGACTCACGCGCGTTCGTTCGCAACGCACCGCTTGTTCCCCGACGAGATCGTCTGCTGCGGAGTCGAAAGCGTCTTCGTTCCCTACACCGATCCCGGTCTCAAGCTCTCGCAAGCGATCAAGACCGCCGTCGAGGAATACATCAACCGTCTCTCTCGTTCGCCTCGCATCATCCTCTTGGAAAACCACGGATTGATCGCGCTCGGCGCCACGCCGGAAGCCGTTCTAGCCGGCACGTTGATGACCGCAAAATCCGCCGAGATCTATGTCGGAGCCGCCTCAATCGGGGGTGCCCCCAAGTTCCTCACCGACGCGCAGGTCGAGCGAATCGCAGGCCGCCCCGACGAACACTATCGGCAAAAAGCGCTGGGCCTTTCCACCTAACGCTAGACGCTTCCAAACTAATAAACTCCGATCATTTAGCAAAAATCCGCAGACACGAAGCCGGTTAGTCGTTCGTTCATTCCATCTGCTGCAATCCCTGCCTCAACGCGCGGAATGCCGCGGGCGTGATCTCGCGAAACTTTCTAAAAGTTTTCGTGAAGTGGTAGCGATCGCAAAACCCAACGGCAGTGGCGATGTCGTCTATTTTACGGTCGCCATGATGCAACAGCTCGCAGGCGGTGGAAATCCTCCGCGCGCGCAAACAAGCCATTGGCGTGTCGCTGGTTTCTTTCCGAAATAATCGTATCAAAGCCCGCCCGTGCATTCCCGCCACCACCGCCAAACTTTCGAGGGTATGGGGGGCGCCTAGATCTCGCTCCATGTGCTCCAACGCGCGCTGCACTCGAGGATCAATCTGGCGCTCACTCAGCGAACCGAGCGGCAGGTAATCGAGTGCTCCCAAGATCAACGCGAGCCATGCAATACCGCCCGCCTCAGATGTTCGAGCTGACACCGCGCACCCGTGCCACCGCCGCATTTCTTGAGACAGCGGCACCTCATAAATGCCCGGTGCAACCAACACTCCGGGAGCTAGTGTGAAATGCACATAACACTGCGTCGCTGGATTCCGTAACGCAGTTCCGAACGGTGTATCCGGTGCGATCAACCACGCCGATTCTGGGGACAGCATTATCCGTTTTCCTTTCCAACTTACCTCCGCTCCCGGTCCTTCCATCAAGTAAAGCCGCCAGTAAGGCGCGGCCAGATTCGGGAATGTCCACCGCTGCAGTTGAGCGGTAACGCACGCCCGCACGCGCACGCCCAAATTCGCACACATGCCATGTGCCTGTTCGCTCACTACAATTTCCGTCGGCAAGGTGTTGGGTGACTTTTGCACACAATTTAGCGATTTCTGAACATGGAAGACGAACCGGAAATCGGTTATTATCTACATATTCTCCCCCTCGCTTTAAGAGCAAGCATTCCCGTTTTCCTTAACCGCTATTCTCCCCATGCACCGTCTTCGTTTCCGCCAGGTTCACCTCGACTTTCACACCAACGGCGACATTCCGGACATCGGAAAAAAGTTCTCCAAGCTCAGATTTCAAGAGGCGCTCAAGGCCGGACACGTCGACTCGATCACGCTCTTCTCTAAATGCCATCACGGCTACAGTTACCATCCGACCAATGTCGGCACGCAGCACCCGCATTTGAAATTCGATCTACTTGGCCAACAGATTGAAGCCTGCCGCGAAATCGGCGTGCGTTGCCCGATATATCTCAGCGCCGGCGTCGATGAATTGACCGCCATGGCGCACCCGGAGTGGATCGTGAAAAACCGCGACGGCACCAGTTACGATCCGCTCCAAGTGGGTTGGTTTAAAAAACTCCGCTTCAACTCAGCCTACCTCGATTACCTCTGCGCTCAGATTGAAGAAGTTGTCCAACGCTGGCCGGACAACGACGGCATCTTCCTCGATATCATCTCTCCGTGGGATGACTTCTCCGAGCACACCTTGCGCGACATGCTGGCGCTCGGACTCTCGCCTTCTAAGCCGGAAGATGTCTGCACTTACACGCAGCGCACGCTCCTCAACTATTACGAACGCACCAACGCCGCGGCCCGCAGCGTGCGTAAAGACACACCGGTTTTCCACAACGGCGGACACATCCCCGTCGGCGCGACGAAGTTCAACTTCTTCAATTCTCACTTTGAATTGGAATCTCTTCCTACCGGCGGTTGGGGCTACGACCACTTCGCTTTCTCAGCCCGCTACGCCGCCACCCAACCGCGCGATTTCCTCGGCATGACGGGTAAGTTCCACACAACGTGGGGCGAGTTCGGCGGCTTCAAACGTCCCGCCGCGCTTCGCTATGAATGCGCCGGCATGCTGGCCTACGGAGCCAAGTGCTCGATCGGCGACCAGCTCCATCCTAACGGCGATATGAACGTCGATACCTACAAGCTCATCGGCGCTGCCTATGCCGAGGTCGAGGCTCGCGAACCCTGGATCGACAACGTGCGCCCCGTCGCTCGCATCGGTTTAGTCAGCACCGAATCCAACCAGAAGCTCGCCCGCGGCCACGAAACCGTCAGCCGGGCCGACGAGGGTGCAGCGCGCATGCTGTTGGAAACGCACCTGCCCTTTCTCGTGCTCGACGAGAACGCGAAGTGGGACCGCTTCGACCTCATCGTATTCCCCGACTCCTTCGTGCTTACGCCGGCGACGATAGCTAAAGCCAAAAAATTCCTCGCAGGTGGAGGCAAGCTTCTCGCCGCCGGCGGCGCGTTGCTCAACGCCGACAAATCAGCCTTCGCCATCGACCCGGGGGCAAAGCTCCTCGGGCGTTCCGACAGCGATCCCGATTATCTCGTCGCCACAGCGCTCACGCCCGCCGTTTCCATTCGCTCGCCCGTCGTGATCCACGGCGCTGCTTACGAAGTGAAACCCACCGTTAAAACCCGAGTTCTAGTCGAGCGCCGCACGGCATACTTTAACCGCACATGGGAGCACTTCTGCTCACATCAACACGCTCCCGATTCACCGTCCAAGGCGGCGCCTGCAGCGACTTTGACCGCCAACATCGCGTGGTTTGCCCACGATATTTTCACGCGCTACCGCAACTATGGACAACCGATCTACCGCGACTTTGTCCTCGCCGCGATCGATCACCTGCTCGACGGCGAACGCCCCGCCGTCACCAGCCTACCAACTGACGGCCGCTTCAGTCTCCTCGATCAACCGTCCGAAAAACGCCTCATCGCTCATCTCATCTACGCGCCTAAATCCCTGCGCGGCGCCAACCAATCCGAAGGCGTGAATAAGTCACTCGAAGTCATCGAAGACCTCATTCCGCTGCGGAACGTTCAAGTCGCAGTCCAAGTCCCGCGCCAGATCCACTCCGCCCGTCTCGTGCCTGAAAACGTGGTCATTCCCTTCACTCAAAAAGGCGGCATTGTGTCACTTGTCGTTCCCGAGTTCACCGCCCACGCCATGATCGAGCTGAGCTATGCATAACGATCTATTATCCTATTTGACGACTCGCACGACATCATGCGGCACACGTTCATTTCCATGTTCGTCGCCAAGTTCCGCTCCATCGGAGAGGCCGCAATTCAGGAGGGCAATTCCGAGGCCGTCATTCGCAAGCATTATCTCGGCATGAAGAGTCAGACCGAGGCCGAGGTTTTTAACGCGATCATGCGGAAAAGACCGCCGGAGAGCAGGAGCCGAAAGCCCTTTCTGTCGCCGCCTGACAACTTCGCCCGACGCGGTGCCAACGGGCGCGCCACGTCGGGGCAGTGCGACACACATCGTGTCGTTTTTAGCAATCGGCCGCGGGCAGAGTGCCTGCCACTCGCTGCGTTTACACCGGTGCATGGGTATGGAAACGCAACTACCTGCATCGACTCTCCCCACGCTCACCGACATCACCGTCTGCGCATCTCGGGCCCGCTGGAGGAGAAGACCGACATCGGTAAAGCAGGAGATATATCGATTACCACCGGCTACCAGCTAGCTGAATTTGTCTATCTCATGAAGGGACTCGACGAGTCATTAGGGACGGGTAACGCGCAGGCGCATGAAACGCTTCGTCACCGACGAGAGAGATTGGGTGTCGTCCACTTTGACGGTGCCGGGGGCCGAACCGCTGTGCGTGTAGAGCGATGTCCAAGTTCCGTTAAGATCGCTGGTCGCTTCGACAACGTAGGTCACATCCGCGGCCGTTCCCGTAAAAGTATAGCTGAGGTAGTTGCTACCTTCGACCGTCTGCACTTGGAGAATCAGCCCGGCGGAGGCCGCAGTGGCGGGGAGGTTGGGATTTAGGCCGAGTGCATACTTCAGGAGATTGGCCATGCCGTCGTTGGCCGCGCTGGCGTTGTCGGCGCGGTTGCCGGTCGCGTCGGTCGTGCCGAAGTGGGTCATCCGCCACGTGTCGATGCCGGAAGCCGCCACGATGGACGCCGTGGTCTGCGCGTAGGTGGTGACGGCGCCGTCGTTGGCCGTGAGCCGCAGCGTGTAGGCGCCGGCCTGGTTAAAATTCGCCGTGGTGGTGGCGGCCGCCGCGTTGCCGAAGGCCGCGTTGCCGAGACCCGCGGACTTGCTCCAGCCGAGGACCAAGGAAGAGCCGGCCGGATTGCCGTCGTCGATCACCGATCCGGAGAGAGGGAGAAGTTCGCCGGTGTTGCCCGCAATCGCGGTGCCGGCGGAGACGACCGGCCCCATGTTGGCGGGCGTGGCAGCGGCAAGGTCCTGGATCTCCGTGAGGTCCAGCGCACGGTTGTAGATGCGGGCCTCGTCGATCGTGCCGAAGAAATTCCAGGCGTCGTTCGAGCCGATCTTGAGTGGCGCGGTGTTGTTTCGCGGGACGCTCGTCGGGGTAATGGTGCTGAATTTATCGGCGCTGCCGTTGACATAGATCCGGAGGTTGTTGGTGGCCTGCGAGCCGTCGAAAACGACGCAGAGGTGATACCATTGGCCCGCGGCCACAGTGGTGGCGGCCACGAGGGTTGTGCCCCCGGAGATGGTGACGGAGATCGTCGCGTTGCCGGTGCCGCCGCGCAGTTCGACGCGATAGGACTCTTTGTTGAAGGGGCCGATACGCTTGGTGATGATGCCTGCGTAGGCGCTGCCGCCGGAGGGGATGCTGTCGGCTTTGAACCAGAGCGAGATCGTCATCTTGCCGAGGCCGTCGAGCGGATTGGGGTTGGTGGACGAATCGGCCACCTCGACGCGCTGAAATCCGCCGCTGAAAGTGAGCCCGCCGCCGATGCGGCCCGCGGCGTTCCATGCGGGCGATTCGAAGAAGGTGCCGTTGGTGGTGGATGCCACGCCCGAGCTGTCCACGGCGGTGGTGCCGCTCGTCTCGTCGAGCGCGAGGCGCAATTTGAGGGCGCCGTCGGCCGGACCGTTGACGGGGATGGAGAGCACGCGCACCGGGATGTCGCGGCTGGACTGGTCCACGCCGTCGTTGGCCGTCAGGCGGAGGACGTAGTCGCCGGGGGAGCCGAACGTGGCGCCGGTCGAGAGGGAGGTTGCGCTCGTGAAGGTGACGGTGCCCTGACCGGAGACCTTGGTCCATTGCAGCGTGAGCGAGCCGGCGCGGGCCGGCAGCGGAGTGACTGTAGTGCTGATAAGGATACCGGAGCCCGTGTAGATGCACGCCGGGCTCGCGGTGGGAGAGATGACCGCGATGTCGGGGGCGTTGGTGGTTTCAAAAACGATATAGGGCCGTGCCGAACCGTAGGCGTTGGCGGAGCCGACGGTGACGGTCTGCTGTGTCGCGGTGAAGAAACGCAGGCTCATTTTTTTCAACGAGTCGTTGGCGAGGGTTTCGCGAACGTAGGAAGTCACGTCGAACTGCAGGAGCGTGCCGGGGGTGTTGACGCCGGAGTCGGTGAGCGTGGGGACGCCGGCGTTGTAGCTCGTGGGACGCGTGTTGTAGGTCATGCTCGTCGTAGAAACGAAGGCCAGGGCGGGATCGTAGGTCCAGGAGCCGAAGGCAACGGTGAGGAGGTCGAAGTTGTCCGCGTCCACGACGGTGAGCGCGTAGGGACCGTTGGAGGGGGCGCCGGTGCCGGTGAGGCCGGCAAGCGAGACTTGGGTGCCGTTGGTGAAGCCGTGGCCGGCACAGGCGACGCGGGTCTTGCCGGAGCCGTTGTTGCTGACGCCGGTGAAGGGTCGCGAGATGCCGCGGTCGATCCAGCCGTCCTGCGCGTCGGCGATGAGGTTGGCCTGGACGTTGGCGATGACGCCGGCGGCCGTGCCGCTGGTGACGTAGAGATGGAGCGTGGCGCGGACGAAGCTGTTGTTGAGCGCGAGGCCGGAAAGGTCATAGCGCTGGAAGGTCTCGTGCTGGTTGGCGGCGATGTTGGAAATATAGCCGACCTCGTCGGTGCCGTAGGAGCTGGTGGACCTGGCCTTGTCGGTGTAGGTGGTGGCCTCGGGATAGAGGACGGTCGCGCTGGAGGAGTTGACCGTCAGTGTGAAAGCTTGGTTGGCCGTCTGATTGAGCTGATCGGTCACTTGGGCGGTGAACGTGAACGTGCCCGTGACGGTGGGCGCGCCGGAGAGGACGCCGGCGCTGGAGAACGTGAGGCCGGCGGGCAGCGCGCCGGAAGCGAGCGACCAGGCGTATTGGGGCACGCCGCCCTGGGCGTCGAGGGAGACGGAACCGGGCGAATTCCAGTTGAAGGCCGGAAGCGTGGTGGTGGAGATCGCGACGGCGGTGGGCGCAGCGTCGAGGTTGACGGACTGGGTGGCGCCGAGGCTGGCGTTGTAGAAGGTGCCGCCGCCGGTGGTTTCGAGGCGAACGGCCCGCACCATGTAAACGTGACTGCCGGTCGTGACGATAGTGTCGGTGTAGGTGGTGCCCGTGATCGGAGTCGCGGTCAGGCGGGTGAACGGAGCGGAGGCGTGGGCGGCGCGATAAACGTGGTAACCGATGACGCCGGAATCGGGCGAGGCAGTCCAAGTGAGGACGGGGTTGCCGGCGGTCTTGACCACGCTCAGGCCCGTGGGCGGCTCGAACATGAAGAGGCGCAGCGCGGGGTCGCCCATATGGTTCATGTAGAGCGAGCCGTGGTAGTCGCCGTTGTTTTGGGCGTTGAACTTGTAGGTGTAGGGGCCGCCGTCGGAGCCGGTGGTCCAGCCGCGGTTGTTGATGCTCTGTTTCATCATGTCGCCCGCTTCGAGGCCCATGCCCATGCGATGGTAGATGTAGCGCAGGCCCCAGATATTCCACGTGTAGCTCAGCGTGAAACTATCCTCGGAAAGCGACTTCAGCATGATGTTCGCGCTGTTGGTTATCCGGGTGGCCTCATACCAGTAGCCCCAGTGGCTCTGCATGCCGGTCCAGAAAACGGCGCGACCACCGACACCGCTCATCGGTCCGCTGTTGCCTTTGAAGTAAAACAGGTAGGGGCCGTTTTGGATGGTGTAGAGCTGGTCGGCGTCCTCTCCGGTCCTCGTGCGCGGAAGTGCGGCGTTGGTGATGAACTCGACATTGTTCATGCCGACGACGCCGGGCATGGATTGAAGCTGGGCGTCGCGCTCGTTGGCATAGAGCAGGCGATCAACAACGCGACGGCCGGGCCGGAAATCGGGGCTGGCCACCTTGTAGCGGTGGAGCTTCCAGAAGTAAGTGCGCAGGGCCTCGGTCTCGGTCTGGATACCGTGGGAGAGGTCAATGCGGCTGAAGCCGAGCTCGACGCGTCCGTTGGGGCCCACCTCGGAGATCTTGCGTTGGTCGAACTGGCCGTCGCCCGGGATGTTGTTGATGGCGCTCGAGCCGTCGTTGGAGCCGGTGTCGGTCCAACCCATTCCAATCGCCCCGTCGGTGTCGGCGTAGAAGGCGTCGGTGCCGTAGGGGGCGACACTGCCGTGGCCGTCGGCGCCTGCTCCATCGCTCAGGCCGCTGCGGGCGACCGGCACTTTGCCGATCAGGGCGAGATTTTTCAGTTCGCCCGGGTAGGCGTTGTTGACCGCCAGGACGGCGTCACGAATGAGCAGGTGGTAATTGTTGAGTGCGGAACCCGCGGTCGCAGTGGCGCCGCTTCCACCGGATGCGGGCGCGAGCGTGAGCGCCTCGTTCGCGCCGAAGGTGGCGGGCAGGACCACCGAGACGCCGGTGACGGATCCGGCGGGCGCGATGAGCGAACCGGTGGCGGTGGCGCCGCTGGTCGCCCCGGTGATGGTCACGCGGTCGTTGTCGCGATAGCCGGAACCGCCGGCGACAACGTTCACATTCCGGCCCACGCCGGAGTTGTCCACGGTGTTGACCGACACGTTCAGGCCGCCCGAGTTGGTCTGGAGACCGGTCAGGTAGAGGTAGCCGCTGTCGGTGTAGCCCGAGCCGCCCGAGGTGATGGTGATCGAGGTGATGACGCCGTTGGTGACGTTCAGCACGCCTTGAGCGGCGGTGGTTCCGTAGTTGAATCCCACTACGTTTCCGTTTACGTAACCCGAGCCACCGCCGAGGACCTGCACGGATTGAAGCGGCCCGCCTACCGTGGCCGTGAAGGGTCCGACGCCCGAGCCGGCGGAGGCGCCCGACACGGCGATGGCCTCGCCCTCGATGAAGCCGACCTCGCTGGAGGTGACCTCCATGGAAAGGATCACACCGTCGGAATTGACGCCCAGGACCGCCTGGGCGGTCTTGCCGCTGGTGCCGCCCGTCAAGGTGACGGTGTCACCTTCGATGTAACCGGAGCCCGTGGTGTAGATGCCGGCCTGGGTCAGCTTGCCCGTTCCATCAAGGTAGTCCGCGATGATCGTGCCGACACCGGAGCCGGTCGTATTGCCCGTCATGATGAGGCGCTCTTTTTCGATGAAGCCGGCATCGCTGGAATTGATGGTGAGCCAATAGACCGCGCCCGCCGGATAGTTGAAGATCGTGACCTGCGCGGTCTTTCCGCTGACGGCGCCGGTGAGCGTCACGTCCTGGCCTTGGGTGTAACCGGAACCGCCGGTGACTGCTTCGGGAGACCGGAGGGTGAATTGGGCGGTATTGACGCGACCGATCAGCGTGGCGCCGGTTCCGGTCGAGGTGCCTCCCGAGACGGTGAGCGCCTCATTGGCGGAGAAGCCCGTGCCGCCGCCGGCATTCGGAATCGAGACGGAGGAGACGACTCCGTTGGTGGCGGTGATCTTGCCGCGCGCGGTTTTCCCGGAGGCGTTGGTGAGCGTGATGTAGTCGCTGTTCACGTATCCGGAGCCGCCGGCGTTGACCTTGGTCGTGAGGATGTTGCCGTTGCCGAGCGCGGAGTAGTTGGGCGCACGCGGCACGAGGATCTCGTGCACGGTCCAGCCGTCAGCGAAGAGGTCGGCTTTGTATTGCGCGAACTCGGCAGGCAGCGTCGTCAGGACGTCGGAGGCCACGACCACGGCCATGCGGCCTTTGGGCTGCGTGCCGTCAACTTGGATACCGCACAGGATGTAGCCCGAGGGATAAATCGAGTTGGTCGTCGTGCCGGCGGTATTGACGAAACGATACTCGTAAAGCGTGCCGACGGAGACGGTGTTGTCCGTCCACGTGCCCTCGCCCGCGAGCGAGACGCCGGTCGCGACCGCGGCGCCCCAGGAGAGCGCGTCGGGCGATTTGCGGTAGATGCTAAAGGTGCCGGGCGCGTAGGTTTTTATCCGTATCTGCGCGGGACTCGCCTGAACGGCGGCCTCAAGGGGGATGGTCTGGACAGTGCCATCCGAGGCGGTCTGCAAGTTGGCCGGCGTGTAGGCGCGAAGCGTCGAGACCAAAATCGAGAGGCAAAGCAAAGCCGCAACGGCGCGCAGGTAGGGGTGTCTGCTCATATTGAGCAGCCACCTTTCCGGTATTCTTTACGAAAACTCAAGCCGTTAATCAAACATGTGATTAACTGGCAAATATCTTTCGTTTTTGGAACTCGCGACAGCCGTGCTGCCCGCGTTTCTACTCCTCATGCCCGTGCTGTCCGATGGCTTTGGTCAGCCTGAATTTAAGGCCGGCTTCCTCTAGGCAGGCGCAACGCAAACGCGACGGCCGACGACACGGTGGCGAGCGCCATCACGCCCTTCCAGCCCGCAGCCTGCAGCAACACCCCGCCAAGCCCGGCCCCGAGCGACATGCCGGCGAACATCGCCGCGATCAGCACCGCGTTGAGCCGGCTGCGCGCCTCCGCATCGAGTCCGTAGATGATCGTCTGGTGGCCGATGAGCGTTGCCTGCACGCCGAGGTCAAATCCCACCACCGCCAGCGCCATCGCAGCCAGTTGAGCGCGCGGCTCCAGCCAGCAGGCGCCCAGCATTCCGGCAAAGGAGGCGACCGCCAATGCCGAGCAAATCCGCGTCACCCAGGCCGGACCGCGTCTGTCCGCCAGCCGGCCGGCCAGCGGCGCGGCCAACGCGCCCACCGCTCCCGCCAGTCCGAAAGCACCCGCCGCCGCGCTGCCCAACCGGAAAGGCTCCGCGCTCAGCATCAGCGCGAGCGAGGACCAGAAGGCGCTGAAGCCCACCGCGAGCAGCCCCTGCGCCCACGCCGCCCGGCGCAGTTCCGGATGACGCCGCCACAGCCCGCCCAGCGAACGCAACAGCTCGCCGTAGGGCAGCCGCGTAGTGACGCGCAGCGAAGGCAGGAGACGCCACACCGGCACCATCGCCGCCACCATGCCGACCGCCGACAGACCGAGCATCGCACGCCAGCCGAAATATTGCGCCACCAGTCCGCTGACCGCGCGCGAGAGCAGGATGCCCAGCAGCAGCCCCGTCATCACCGAACCCACCACGCGGCCGCGACTGCGCTCCGGCGCCAACGTCGCGGCGGAGGAAACCACGTCCTGCGCCAACGTCGCCGCCAGACCCAGGACAAAGCTCGCGGCCAACAACACCGTAATGCCCTGCGCAAACGCCGCCACCGCGAGCGTGCCGGCCAGCGTCGCCGTCTTCGCGAGAATAATGCGCCTCCGATCAAGCCGGTCGCCCAGCGGGGCAAGCAGGAGAATACCGGCCGCATAGCCGAGTTGCGTCAGCATCGGCACCGCCCCCAGCGCCGCCGGCGAAACCCGCAGGTCCGCCGCCATCACCGCGAGCATCGGCTGCGTGTAGTAGAGCGCCGCCACGCCGAGCCCGGCAACCGCCGCCAGCAGGAAAGTCAGCCCGCCCGTCAGTTCCCCGCCTTCACTGCCCGAAGCGGAGGCGGCGAGGGCCGTATTGTCATGCGTTGATCGAATAGCATTCATGTCGCCATCAGCCTACCCGATCTCATTTTCCAAGGGTAGTGGCCGCGCTCAAATAACGGTCATACGCTAAACGCATGGCCAAA
This portion of the Rariglobus hedericola genome encodes:
- a CDS encoding MFS transporter; the encoded protein is MNAIRSTHDNTALAASASGSEGGELTGGLTFLLAAVAGLGVAALYYTQPMLAVMAADLRVSPAALGAVPMLTQLGYAAGILLLAPLGDRLDRRRIILAKTATLAGTLAVAAFAQGITVLLAASFVLGLAATLAQDVVSSAATLAPERSRGRVVGSVMTGLLLGILLSRAVSGLVAQYFGWRAMLGLSAVGMVAAMVPVWRLLPSLRVTTRLPYGELLRSLGGLWRRHPELRRAAWAQGLLAVGFSAFWSSLALMLSAEPFRLGSAAAGAFGLAGAVGALAAPLAGRLADRRGPAWVTRICSALAVASFAGMLGACWLEPRAQLAAMALAVVGFDLGVQATLIGHQTIIYGLDAEARSRLNAVLIAAMFAGMSLGAGLGGVLLQAAGWKGVMALATVSSAVAFALRLPRGSRP